The DNA region TCGTCAAGCAGTTCGTGGCGCAGGTGCTCGAGGGGTCGATGACCGTCTCGCGCGACACCGAGACGATGATCAACGCGCGCATCGCGCAGATCGACCACCTGCTCTCGATCCAGCTCAACGAGATCCTCCACCACCCCGAGTTCCAGAAGCTCGAGGCGTCGTGGCGCGGGCTGAAGTACCTGCTCTCGCAGAGCGAGACGGGCACGACGCTCAAGATCAAGGTCATGAACGTGAGCAAGAAGGAACTGCTCCGTGACCTGCAGCGCGCCCCCGAGTTCGACCAGAGCGCGCTGTTCAAGAAGGTGTACGAGGAGGAGTACGGCGTCTTCGGCGGCACGCCCTTCGGCGCGCTCGTCGGCGACTACTACTTCGACAAGACGGGCCAGGACATCGAGCTGCTCGAGAAGGTGTCGCAGGTGGCGGCGGCCGCGCACGCGCCGTTCATCACCGCGGCCGAGTCGGCGATGTTCAACCTCGAGAGCTTCTCGGAGCTCGACCAGCCGCGCGACCTCGCGAAGGTCTTCGACACGACGGAGTACGCCAAGTGGAAGGCGTTCCGCCAGAGCGAGGACTCGCGCTACGTGGCGCTGACGGCGCCGCGCGTGCTCGTGCGCGAGCCGTACGGCAGCGCGACGGTGCCGGTCGAGGCGTTCAACTACGAGGAGCGCGTCGACGGCACCGACCACAACGCGTACCTGTGGGGCAACGCCGCGTACGCGCTGGCGGCGAACGTCAACAAGGCGTTCTCGCTCTACGGCTGGTGCGCGTCGATCCGCGGCGTCGAGAGCGGCGGCCTGGTCGAGGGGCTGCCGGTGCACAACTTCCGCACCGACGCGGGCGAGCTGGTGATGAAGTGCCCGACCGAGGTGCAGATCACCGACCGCCGCGAGAAGGAGCTGGCCGACCTCGGGTTCGCGCCGCTCGTGCATCAGAAGGGGACGCCGAACGCCGCGTTCTTCAGCGTGCAGTCGGCCCAGAAGCCGAAGGTCTACGACAAGCCGGCGGCCAGCGCGAGCGCGCGCCTGTCGGCGCAGCTGCCCTACATCTTCGCCACGTCCCGGTTCGCGCACTACCTGAAGGTCATGATGCGCGACAAGATCGGCGGGTACACGTCGCGCACCGAGATCGAGTCGTTCCTGAACGGGTGGATCAACCAGTACGTCGCGCTCGAGAACGCGCCGGGCATCATCAAGGCCCGCAAGCCGCTCTCCGAGGCGCGCGTGGACGTCGTCGAGGTGCCGGGCAAGCCGGGCGTGTACCGCGCGGTCGCGTTCCTGCGGCCCCACTACCAGCTCGACGAGATCTCCATCGCGATGCGCCTCGTCGCCGAGCTGCCCCCGCCGGCGAAGTGATGCACGCAGGGCCGGTCATCGCTCGCGGATGACCGGCCCTGCCCCGCCCGACGCGGCGCGCGCTCCGCGCGCCGCGCTGCTGCTCCCACCACCCTCACCACCCGCGGGATACGACCATGGCATTTGATACCTTCCTCGAGATCAAGGGCCCCGACATCGCCGGCGAGTCCACCGCCAAGGGCATGGAAGGCAAGATCGAGATCTTCTCGTTCTCCTGGGGCGCGTCCAACCCGACGACCGTCAGCTCCGCCAGCGGCGGCCTGACCGGCGGCAAGGTCTCGGTCTCGTCCTTCAACGCGATGAAGAAGACCGAGAAGTCGTCGGCCCTGCTGTTCCAGGGCTGCGCCACCGGCCAGCACTACGAGACGGCGACCGTCACGATGCGCAAGGCGGGCGGCGACGCCGGCCAGAAGGCGTTCCTCATCTACAAGTTCGAGGACGTCATGGTCGAGTCGATCCAGTGGTCGGGCTCCACCGGCGGCGACGACTCGCCGACCGAGTCGATCTCGCTCGCCTTCGGCAAGGTCGAGATCGAGTACTGGGGCCAGAACCCCAAGAAGGGCGACGTCAAGCCGATGGGCCAGGCCGCCTGGAACATCACGACCGTCTCGTCGAAGTAACGCCAAGCATCAGGAAGGATCACCACGCACACGCCGATGCCCACCGCACGAGAGCTGTACGCCGCCGGGCGGCTGGACTCGGCGATCGAGGCGCTGGGGACGGAGGTCCGGGACAACCCGACCGACGCCCAGCGCCGCACCTTCCTCTTCGAGCTGCTGACCTTCGCGGGCCAGTACGACCGCGCCGAGAAGCACCTCGACGTCCTCGCCCGCGCCGGCGCGCAGAGCGAGGCCGGCACGCTGCTGTACCGCGCCGCCCTGACGGCGGAGCGGGTGCGCGAGCACATGTTCGCCACCGGAGACTTTCCGAGCGCGCCGGCGCCCGGACCGGTGGCCGGGACCGTCAACGGGCGGCCGTTCCTCTCCATCGAGGACGCGGATCCCCGCCTCGGCGCGCGCCTCGAGGTCATCGCCGGGGGACGCTACCTCTGGATCCCCTTCGCGCACCTCGCGGCCATCCGCCTCGAGCCGCCCAAGCGGCTCCGCGACGTCCGCTGGGCGCCGGCCCGCGTCGCCACCGGGCCGTCCGTCAAGGACATGGAGCTCGGCGAGGTCCTCCTGCCCGCGCTCTCCCCGGCCGCCTGGCGCCACGACGACGCCGAGATCCGGCTCGGCCGCGCCACCGACTGGGAGGAGCTGCCCGACGGCGACTACGCGCCCGTGGGACAGAAGCTGCTGCGGATCGACGACCAGCTGGTCCCGCTGATCGACGTGCGCGAGCTGACCATCACGCCCGTCGAGCTGCCGGCGTAGCGCCGAACCCCGCGCCGCGCACGTGCCGCCCCGCGTGTAACGTGCGGTAGTCCCGTCGCGTCATTCCCGGCCCGAGCGCGCGACGCCCCCGTGGCGTCCCGCGCGCTCGGGTCGCCGGTGTCGTCTATCCTCCCCGTCGTCCCTCGTCGTTCCCGCCGCACATGCCGATCAACGCCGCGCTCGTCGACGCGCTCCTCACCCCCGTGCCCGGCGACAACGCCGCCGGCCAGGACCTGCGCTACGACCCGCGCTACGACAAGGTCAAGGACGCGCGGCGCGAGGACATGGAGCTGCCCACCGGCGGGCTGGCCACCGAGCGCAAGCTCGCCGACTGGCCGCAGGTCATCGCCCTCGCGACGCTCCTCCTCGAGAAGGAGACGAAGGACCTCCAGCTGGCCGCCTGGCTCACCGAGGCGCTCCTGCGCCGCGACGGCCTGGGCGGGCTCGCGACCGGTCTCGGCGTCCTGAAGGGGCTCCTCGCGTCGTTCTGGGAGACGTGCTACCCGGAGCTCGACGAGGACGACCTGGAGCTGCGCACGGGCCCCCTCGAGTGGGTCGGCTCGCGCCTCGCCGTGCCGGCGCGCATGGTCGCGGTGGCGACCGACGGGCTGCAGTTCGTAGAGTACACGGTGGCGCGCACCATCCCCACCGAGCAGGAGGCCGAGCGCCACGAGGAGAACACGCTCAAGCGGCGCGAGGCGGCCGAGCAGGGGAAGCGGCTGCCCGAGGAGGCGGAGCGCTCGGTCAACGCCACCGGCAAGGCCTTCTACAAGGCGCTCGTGGCCGACGTGAAGCTGGCGCAGGACGCGCTCGACGCGCTGGAGATCGTCGCCGACGAGCGCTTCGGCCGCGACGCGCCCGCGTTCAGCGAGCTGCGCAAGGCGCTCGAGGAGCTGGACCGGATGGCCAGCGGCACCCTCGCGATCAAGCTGGAGGCCGATCCCGATCCGATCGAGGAGGCGCCGATCGGCGGCGACGAGGTGGGCGCGTACGCGCCGCCCGAGGGGTGGACCGCCGGTGACGGCGGGATGCCGGTGGAGCCGGTCAACGCCGCCGACGCCGCCGCGCGCGTGGCCGCGGCCGCGCGCTTCCTCCGCAAGCAGGACCCCACCAACCCCGCGCCGTACCTGATGCTGCGCGGCCTGCGCTGGGGCGAGCTGCTGGCGACGCCGGGCGACGTGGAGCCCAAGCTGCTGGACGCGCCGCCCACGCCGGCGCGCGCGAAGCTCAAGACGCTCCTGCTGGACGGCCGCTGGGCCGACCTGCTGGAGCAGGGCGAGTCGCTGATGGCCAGCCCGCAGGGGCGCGGCTGGCTGGACCTGCAGCGCTACGCCCTCACCGCCTGCACGCAGCTCGGCGGCAGCTACGCCGCCGTGGGCGCCGCGATCCGCGGCGAGCTGCGCGCGCTGCTCGCCGCGCTGCCGCGCCTGCCGGAGATGACGCTCATGGACGACACGCCCACCGCCAACGACGAGACGCGCGCCTGGCTGGAGGCCGAGGGGCTGCACGGCGCCGGCGCCAACGGCGCCGGCGACGCCGGGGACGTGGAGTTCGGCGACGGCACCGAGGCGCTGAACGACGCGCTGGCGCAGGACGACGAGACCGCGGACGACGGCGGGCTGGCGCGCACGAGCAACGGCGGCCGCCGCCGGCCGCGCGTCGCCACCGCGGGCGCCACCGCGGCGCCGCGCGACCCGTTCACCCAGGCGCGCGCGGAGCTGGTGGCCGGCCGCCCGAACAAGGCGATCGAGCTGCTGGTGGCCGAGCTGGCGCGCGAGCGCTCGCCGCGCGGGCGCTTCGTGCGCCAGACGCAGATCGCGTGGGTGATGGTCGAGGGGAACCTCGCCGCCGTCGCGCGCCCGATCCTCGAGAAGCTGGTGGCCGAGATCGACGAGCGGTCGCTGGAGACGTGGGAGTCGGGGCCGCTGGTGGCGCAGCCGATGGCGCTGCTCTGCCGCGTGATCGACAAGCTGGAGGACAGCTACGCGGCCGATCAGCGCAACGAGCTGTATCTGCGCGTCTGCCGCCTGGATCCCCTGCAGGCGATCGCGCTGCAGCGCGGCGCCTGAGCCCGGGCGGCCGCACGTGCCCCCGCGCACGGAGCTCGAGCGCTCCGTCCTCCCCTCGCTCCTCGACCGCCTCACCGACCCCGAGCCGGCGCGCCCTGTCGACCCCGCGACGACGTTCGACGCGTCGGCGCGCGCCTTCCGCGCGTCGGTGCAGCGCGACGTCGAGTGGCTGCTCAACACGCGGCGCTCGATCGTCGCCGTGCCCGCGCAGTACGCCGCGCTGCAGGACTCGGTGTTCGAGTTCGGCATCCCCGACACCACGGGGCTCGCCATCGGCACGCCCGAGGGGCGCAAGGAGCTGCAGGTCATGTTGCAGGAGGCGCTGCAGCGCTTCGAGCCGCGCCTGGCCGAGGCGCGCGTGAAGATGGTGGACACGACGCGGGGCTCGGTGCCGCAGATCCGCTTCTCGGTCGAGGCGATCCTGCGCATGGACCCGAGTCCCGAGCGCGTCGTGTTCGACACCGTGCTGGAGGTGGCGAGCGGGGTGTACGACGTGGGCGCGGACGCGCCGCCCGCGCGCTGACGGAGGCCGCATTCCCGTGCAGGACGATCTGCTGCTGTACTACGAGCGCGAGCTCACGTATCTGCGCCGCATGGGCGCGGAGTTCGCCGCGCGCTACCCCAAGGTGGCGGCGCGGCTGGAGCTCGAGCCGGGCAAGTGCGAGGACCCGCACGTCGAGCGCCTGCTGGAGGGCTTCGCCTTCCTGACGGCGCGCGTGCAGTCGCGCATCGACGACGACCTGCCGGAGATCTCGGAGGCGCTGCTCGACGTGCTGCACCCGCAGTACGTGCGCCCCATCCCGTCGATGTCGCTCGTCGAGCTGGAGCTGGACCCGGAGCTGGGCAAGCTGCCGGGCGGCTTCCACGTGCCGCGCGGCAGCGAGCTGCGCTCGCGCCCCGTGCAGGGGATGCCGTGCCGCTTCCGCACCGCGTACGACACGACGCTGTGGCCCTGCACGGTGTCGGCGGCGGAGTGGACGTCGGCCGACCGCGTGGGCGGCGGCGTGCGCCTGGGCGAGGCGGTGGGCACCGTGCGCCTCGAGCTGCGCACGCTGCCGGGGCTGCGCTTCGGCGAGCTCGAAGTCGCCAACGGCCACGGCGCCAACGGCCATGCCGGCAACGGGAACGGCGGCGCGCCGCGCGGGTCGACGCTCGACGTGCTGCGCCTGCACTTCGCCGGCGAGCCGAACGTCGCCGACACGCTGCACGAGCTGCTGCTGAACAACTGCCTGCGCGTCGTCGTGCGCGACCCCGACCAGCCCTCGCGCGCGCCGGTGGTGCTGCCGCCCGACGCGATCCGCCCGGTCGGCTTCGAGCCCGAGGACACGCTCCTGCCGTATCCGCGGCGCGCGTTCGCGGGCTACGCGCTGCTGCAGGAGCTGTTCGCGTTCCCGCAGAAGTTCCTGTTCGCCGACGTCGACGGCGTGGCGCGCGCGCTGCGCACGCTGGACGCGGGCCCGCGCGCGGAGCTGTTCTTCGTCATCTCGCCGTTCGAGCGCGCGGAGCGCCGGCAGGTGCTGGAGGTCGGGCTGTCGCCGCGCGCGGTGCGGCTGGGCTGCACGCCCGTCGTCAACCTGTTCGAGCACGTCGCCGACCCGATCCTGCTCACCGAGCGGCAGCCGGAGTACGTCGTCATCCCCGACGTGCGCCGTCGCCTCGAGATCGAGCCGTGGTCGGTGGATCGCGTGGTGGGCGTCGCGACGGGCAAGGGCGAGCCGACGCCGATCGAGCCGCTGTACGCGTTCCGCCACGGGCGCGGCGACGCGCAGGGCGGGATCTTCTGGCACGCGATGCGGCGCGCCAGCGGATGGCGCACGGATCGCGGCACCGACGTGCACCTCAGCTTCGCGGACCTCAGCGGCCGCGTGCGCGCGCCCGAGGCGGAGGTGGCGTCGCTGACGCTCACCTGCTTCAACGGCGACCTGCCGAGCCGCCTGCCGTTCGGCGTCGACGAGCGCGGCGACTTCGAGCTGGCGCAGGGCGGCCCGGTGCGGCGCATCATGGCGATCGTCAAGCCGACGCCGGTCATCCATCCGCCGCTCGGCAAGCCGCTGATGTGGCGGCTCGTGTCCACGCTCTCGCTCAACCACCTGTCGCTGGTGGAGGAGGGGCGCGAGGCGCTGCGCGAGCTGCTGCGGCTGCACAACGCCGGCGACTCGACGGCGGGCGAGCGGCACATCCAGGGGCT from Roseisolibacter agri includes:
- a CDS encoding type VI secretion system accessory protein TagJ; translation: MPTARELYAAGRLDSAIEALGTEVRDNPTDAQRRTFLFELLTFAGQYDRAEKHLDVLARAGAQSEAGTLLYRAALTAERVREHMFATGDFPSAPAPGPVAGTVNGRPFLSIEDADPRLGARLEVIAGGRYLWIPFAHLAAIRLEPPKRLRDVRWAPARVATGPSVKDMELGEVLLPALSPAAWRHDDAEIRLGRATDWEELPDGDYAPVGQKLLRIDDQLVPLIDVRELTITPVELPA
- the tssF gene encoding type VI secretion system baseplate subunit TssF; protein product: MQDDLLLYYERELTYLRRMGAEFAARYPKVAARLELEPGKCEDPHVERLLEGFAFLTARVQSRIDDDLPEISEALLDVLHPQYVRPIPSMSLVELELDPELGKLPGGFHVPRGSELRSRPVQGMPCRFRTAYDTTLWPCTVSAAEWTSADRVGGGVRLGEAVGTVRLELRTLPGLRFGELEVANGHGANGHAGNGNGGAPRGSTLDVLRLHFAGEPNVADTLHELLLNNCLRVVVRDPDQPSRAPVVLPPDAIRPVGFEPEDTLLPYPRRAFAGYALLQELFAFPQKFLFADVDGVARALRTLDAGPRAELFFVISPFERAERRQVLEVGLSPRAVRLGCTPVVNLFEHVADPILLTERQPEYVVIPDVRRRLEIEPWSVDRVVGVATGKGEPTPIEPLYAFRHGRGDAQGGIFWHAMRRASGWRTDRGTDVHLSFADLSGRVRAPEAEVASLTLTCFNGDLPSRLPFGVDERGDFELAQGGPVRRIMAIVKPTPVIHPPLGKPLMWRLVSTLSLNHLSLVEEGREALRELLRLHNAGDSTAGERHIQGLVRVDAAPSFARVIGPQGIAFARGRRVEIEFDEEQFPGGGLFVFANVLERFLALYASMNSFTQLTVRSRQRKRVLREWAPRAGCRTLV
- a CDS encoding Hcp family type VI secretion system effector, producing MAFDTFLEIKGPDIAGESTAKGMEGKIEIFSFSWGASNPTTVSSASGGLTGGKVSVSSFNAMKKTEKSSALLFQGCATGQHYETATVTMRKAGGDAGQKAFLIYKFEDVMVESIQWSGSTGGDDSPTESISLAFGKVEIEYWGQNPKKGDVKPMGQAAWNITTVSSK
- the tssE gene encoding type VI secretion system baseplate subunit TssE, which gives rise to MPPRTELERSVLPSLLDRLTDPEPARPVDPATTFDASARAFRASVQRDVEWLLNTRRSIVAVPAQYAALQDSVFEFGIPDTTGLAIGTPEGRKELQVMLQEALQRFEPRLAEARVKMVDTTRGSVPQIRFSVEAILRMDPSPERVVFDTVLEVASGVYDVGADAPPAR
- the tssC gene encoding type VI secretion system contractile sheath large subunit; the protein is MAETQAGQQAAGYTADAEFSLLDQIVQDGRVGRDVETQQRGKDLVKQFVAQVLEGSMTVSRDTETMINARIAQIDHLLSIQLNEILHHPEFQKLEASWRGLKYLLSQSETGTTLKIKVMNVSKKELLRDLQRAPEFDQSALFKKVYEEEYGVFGGTPFGALVGDYYFDKTGQDIELLEKVSQVAAAAHAPFITAAESAMFNLESFSELDQPRDLAKVFDTTEYAKWKAFRQSEDSRYVALTAPRVLVREPYGSATVPVEAFNYEERVDGTDHNAYLWGNAAYALAANVNKAFSLYGWCASIRGVESGGLVEGLPVHNFRTDAGELVMKCPTEVQITDRREKELADLGFAPLVHQKGTPNAAFFSVQSAQKPKVYDKPAASASARLSAQLPYIFATSRFAHYLKVMMRDKIGGYTSRTEIESFLNGWINQYVALENAPGIIKARKPLSEARVDVVEVPGKPGVYRAVAFLRPHYQLDEISIAMRLVAELPPPAK
- the tssA gene encoding type VI secretion system protein TssA, which gives rise to MPINAALVDALLTPVPGDNAAGQDLRYDPRYDKVKDARREDMELPTGGLATERKLADWPQVIALATLLLEKETKDLQLAAWLTEALLRRDGLGGLATGLGVLKGLLASFWETCYPELDEDDLELRTGPLEWVGSRLAVPARMVAVATDGLQFVEYTVARTIPTEQEAERHEENTLKRREAAEQGKRLPEEAERSVNATGKAFYKALVADVKLAQDALDALEIVADERFGRDAPAFSELRKALEELDRMASGTLAIKLEADPDPIEEAPIGGDEVGAYAPPEGWTAGDGGMPVEPVNAADAAARVAAAARFLRKQDPTNPAPYLMLRGLRWGELLATPGDVEPKLLDAPPTPARAKLKTLLLDGRWADLLEQGESLMASPQGRGWLDLQRYALTACTQLGGSYAAVGAAIRGELRALLAALPRLPEMTLMDDTPTANDETRAWLEAEGLHGAGANGAGDAGDVEFGDGTEALNDALAQDDETADDGGLARTSNGGRRRPRVATAGATAAPRDPFTQARAELVAGRPNKAIELLVAELARERSPRGRFVRQTQIAWVMVEGNLAAVARPILEKLVAEIDERSLETWESGPLVAQPMALLCRVIDKLEDSYAADQRNELYLRVCRLDPLQAIALQRGA